The Streptomyces phaeolivaceus genome has a window encoding:
- a CDS encoding DUF6177 family protein, whose protein sequence is MTKDVIALTPKLPDTRTLLAGLFAGGPDLGLTSTGDGGVLQLCTRVGRPLVSVEAPLLIHIPGEAERLLGGDVSAPSPPYWWTEARASTAVPEAEPLAGSVCGRLTTLLGGTVWPRAAGTTGVVAIPQEQPAGDAQDVVAPSAPDVPSVDVLTESTAVVISDRPILAFTIWLSDVLRTASATNRALHLVTPPHARLTLPLRMALRGAPNRWVVQDPVGGYYDGLSGVPLAWQQGTFIPTSTTVADAFTPQTGPTPERQLTVTFRTIHAPTADLVLGRGLETAWRHLTGAAPVGWSTSEPVNLPWSPRQLTDLARDRSPAPTHLVAIGAPDHPSIATLRTARTKAGVAQDITLTLGYTSAVNVPLDAVESLAAALVDEHGLVTMLTTLRAARADLTLTPRLEAPPIPVSFTLGTRDVNAIGLTHARRPPVALRPRQLGTPAHPALHYILGDGTDADAWTALQHLTTHLKAAPGAG, encoded by the coding sequence ATGACCAAAGACGTCATCGCTCTCACCCCGAAGTTGCCGGACACCCGCACCCTGCTCGCCGGCCTCTTCGCCGGCGGCCCCGACCTGGGGCTGACCTCCACCGGGGACGGCGGCGTCCTCCAACTGTGCACCCGCGTCGGCCGTCCCCTGGTCTCCGTCGAGGCACCGCTCCTGATCCACATACCCGGCGAAGCGGAACGCCTCCTCGGCGGTGATGTGTCCGCACCCTCGCCGCCCTACTGGTGGACAGAGGCCCGCGCCTCGACCGCCGTACCCGAGGCAGAACCCCTCGCGGGCTCGGTGTGTGGGCGCCTGACCACGCTGCTCGGCGGGACGGTGTGGCCGCGCGCCGCGGGTACGACAGGCGTGGTGGCCATCCCTCAGGAGCAGCCGGCCGGTGACGCACAGGACGTCGTCGCTCCGTCCGCTCCCGACGTTCCCTCGGTCGATGTCCTGACCGAGTCCACCGCCGTCGTCATCTCCGACCGTCCCATCCTTGCCTTCACCATCTGGCTCTCCGACGTCCTGCGCACCGCGAGCGCCACCAACCGCGCCCTGCACCTGGTCACGCCACCCCATGCCCGGCTCACGCTCCCCCTGCGCATGGCGCTGCGAGGTGCCCCCAATCGGTGGGTGGTCCAGGACCCGGTCGGCGGTTACTACGACGGCCTGTCCGGGGTCCCCCTCGCCTGGCAGCAGGGCACGTTCATCCCGACCAGCACCACGGTCGCCGACGCTTTCACCCCGCAGACCGGGCCCACTCCGGAACGCCAGCTGACCGTCACGTTCCGCACGATCCACGCTCCCACCGCCGACCTGGTCCTCGGCCGCGGTCTGGAGACCGCCTGGCGCCACCTGACGGGCGCGGCGCCGGTGGGCTGGAGCACGTCGGAGCCGGTCAACCTGCCCTGGTCACCACGCCAGCTGACGGACCTGGCCCGCGACCGGTCACCAGCGCCGACCCACCTGGTCGCGATCGGCGCTCCGGACCATCCGTCCATCGCGACACTCCGCACAGCGCGTACGAAGGCCGGCGTCGCTCAGGACATCACGCTCACACTCGGCTACACGTCCGCTGTGAATGTCCCCCTGGACGCCGTCGAATCCCTCGCCGCCGCGCTGGTCGATGAGCATGGCCTGGTGACGATGCTCACCACGCTCCGAGCAGCTCGCGCAGACCTGACGCTGACCCCGCGTCTGGAGGCCCCGCCCATCCCGGTGTCCTTCACCCTCGGCACCCGAGACGTCAACGCCATCGGCCTCACCCACGCCCGACGACCACCCGTCGCCCTGCGCCCGCGACAACTCGGCACGCCCGCGCACCCTGCCCTGCACTACATCCTGGGTGACGGAACCGACGCCGACGCATGGACCGCGCTCCAACACCTCACCACCCACCTCAAGGCCGCTCCTGGAGCGGGGTGA
- a CDS encoding asparaginase domain-containing protein, with protein MLGLHHGHDQPVVFTGAMRDSTMAGPDGPANLYAAVIAAADSELRGAGTLGVLNHEIQAACHVRKAHTTSPAASGEV; from the coding sequence ATCCTCGGCCTCCACCATGGTCACGACCAGCCGGTCGTCTTCACCGGTGCCATGCGCGACTCCACCATGGCGGGCCCTGACGGCCCTGCCAACCTGTACGCGGCCGTCATTGCCGCAGCCGACTCGGAGCTGCGCGGAGCTGGGACACTGGGCGTCCTGAACCACGAGATCCAAGCGGCATGCCATGTCCGTAAGGCACACACCACCAGTCCCGCCGCCAGCGGGGAGGTCTGA
- a CDS encoding ATP-binding protein, with translation MARHSSERPTYGFTVAPVVDAVPAARRQVVSLAQDLGLPISEQTLETVELLASEVIANAVLYTDAPCDVSVTRSGECLRVEVTDTDASLPSTVEAGPDDESGRGLLLVNALADAWGTQPEPTGKTTWFEIASEPSTEGRGSDSAGAPPSPPACGPVVRRTEGQARMASSTDSRSSFGPPVMGKQHQAA, from the coding sequence ATGGCGCGTCACAGTTCCGAACGTCCGACGTACGGATTCACGGTTGCGCCTGTCGTCGACGCTGTCCCGGCCGCACGCCGCCAAGTTGTCTCGCTGGCCCAGGATCTGGGCCTTCCGATATCGGAGCAGACACTGGAGACCGTCGAGTTGCTGGCCAGCGAGGTGATCGCCAACGCTGTCCTGTACACGGATGCTCCGTGCGACGTCTCTGTGACACGGTCCGGTGAATGTCTTCGTGTCGAAGTCACGGACACAGACGCATCGTTGCCGAGCACTGTTGAGGCCGGACCGGACGACGAGAGCGGTCGGGGCCTCCTGCTCGTGAACGCCTTGGCGGATGCCTGGGGGACACAACCGGAACCGACGGGCAAGACGACGTGGTTCGAGATCGCGTCGGAGCCGTCGACCGAGGGCAGGGGCAGCGACTCCGCGGGTGCGCCGCCCTCCCCTCCCGCTTGTGGGCCCGTTGTGCGGCGTACCGAAGGCCAGGCCCGCATGGCCTCGTCCACCGACTCGCGGTCGTCCTTCGGTCCGCCGGTGATGGGGAAGCAGCACCAAGCCGCTTGA
- a CDS encoding serine hydrolase domain-containing protein yields the protein MNNSPSLTASAAIEPADGTPEPGLILRIHPADEPAMQAHAGAASLELDTLITEKTAFNAGSVAKQITAYLCVRAARDGLLQLDRAVDSFLPRFRVPGVTVAELIQHHGGIRDAESLLSLAGFRDLDHYTADDLLQLAYRQHDRAVEPSRFLYSNTGYLLLAEILTHVHDAPLQEIAEQQVFTPLGMSSARFKSDPREVITGAASSYQPTATGWSHQQRPVTLPGPGSLWCTVTDLDRWLGHLWHEWQTAPGNQLPLEQHLSYRPSDHPPFTYGAGLYADPRPGRTAVFHYGHEQGFSAATVLTSTGLRIVCLSNHSDIAADHVAASVMADLARDSGTNPGQLLSRALRAQPSSRAMAADDRSSDEEMPHAPIGTYACGEVPGTVRLTRSGDSLYLWRRGTRDLLTATGPTTYTADGYTLTLPTKPTGRIEAHFEGFVLDLDRAPGLHYHRCPD from the coding sequence GTGAACAACTCCCCCTCCCTGACAGCCTCCGCAGCCATCGAGCCCGCAGACGGAACACCGGAACCTGGTCTCATCCTGCGCATCCACCCAGCCGACGAACCGGCGATGCAGGCGCACGCCGGAGCAGCCAGTCTCGAACTGGACACACTCATCACGGAGAAAACCGCCTTCAACGCCGGCTCCGTCGCCAAGCAGATCACCGCGTACCTCTGTGTGCGCGCCGCCCGTGACGGGCTCCTCCAGCTCGACCGCGCCGTGGACAGCTTCCTGCCCCGCTTCCGAGTCCCCGGCGTGACCGTCGCCGAACTCATCCAGCACCACGGCGGCATCCGCGACGCCGAGTCTCTGCTCTCCCTCGCCGGCTTCCGTGACCTCGACCACTACACAGCCGACGACCTGCTGCAACTGGCCTACCGCCAGCACGACCGAGCCGTGGAACCGAGCCGGTTCCTCTACAGCAACACCGGTTATCTCCTCCTGGCGGAAATCCTCACGCACGTCCACGACGCTCCGCTACAGGAGATCGCCGAGCAACAGGTCTTCACCCCGCTCGGTATGTCCTCCGCACGCTTCAAGAGCGATCCGCGCGAGGTCATCACCGGCGCGGCGTCCAGCTACCAGCCCACCGCCACCGGCTGGTCCCACCAGCAACGCCCCGTCACCCTGCCCGGCCCAGGCTCGCTGTGGTGCACCGTCACTGATCTGGACCGCTGGCTCGGCCACCTTTGGCACGAATGGCAGACGGCGCCTGGCAACCAGCTCCCGTTGGAGCAACACCTCAGCTATCGGCCCAGCGACCACCCCCCATTCACGTACGGAGCTGGGCTGTACGCCGATCCACGCCCGGGCCGCACCGCCGTCTTTCACTACGGCCACGAACAGGGCTTCTCCGCTGCCACCGTTCTCACCAGCACCGGGCTCCGGATCGTCTGCCTGTCCAACCACTCCGACATCGCCGCCGACCACGTCGCCGCATCGGTCATGGCCGACCTCGCCCGCGACTCTGGCACCAACCCCGGTCAGCTCCTGTCCCGTGCCCTTCGCGCTCAGCCCTCGTCGAGGGCTATGGCGGCGGACGACCGAAGCAGCGACGAGGAGATGCCACATGCGCCGATCGGTACCTACGCCTGCGGAGAGGTACCAGGCACGGTACGCCTCACCCGCAGTGGGGACTCCCTCTACCTGTGGCGGCGTGGCACCCGAGACCTTCTCACAGCCACCGGCCCCACGACGTACACGGCGGACGGCTACACGCTGACGCTGCCGACGAAGCCGACGGGCCGCATCGAGGCGCATTTCGAGGGTTTCGTCCTCGACCTCGATCGCGCCCCGGGGCTGCACTACCACAGGTGCCCAGACTGA
- a CDS encoding aKG-HExxH-type peptide beta-hydroxylase, whose protein sequence is MDAPTIDFSFAPIRTLHRDRARQIRTLMQSATQHPTETEVPSAVAVDYCLAHHVLEGAEAAARARDAAVFDWYGTHPDAGTPALSTHTLVGPRVVVAPDLEHLPRSGISETPYYVLGPDTTAAPPALRELVATACATGARSGFASLLADHAAVVCLLRRKRLGDTLDSWTITRLPGTIFCDHVGNPVVLARDLIHEAGHNWLNDALSATACKISDETRFHSPWKKTMRPAFGFLHACWAFPLTMIYTARLLEETTGDLHRFLAAYLDQQRGLLSTTADDHADALSLISDPGLRQRLHAVHQEALSL, encoded by the coding sequence GTGGACGCGCCCACCATCGACTTCTCGTTCGCGCCGATCCGGACCCTGCACCGCGACCGAGCCCGCCAGATCCGCACCCTCATGCAGTCCGCCACTCAGCATCCGACCGAGACGGAGGTGCCGTCGGCGGTGGCCGTCGACTACTGCCTGGCCCACCACGTCCTCGAAGGTGCCGAAGCCGCCGCCCGAGCCCGCGACGCCGCTGTCTTCGACTGGTATGGCACACACCCGGACGCGGGCACCCCGGCACTGTCCACACACACCCTCGTCGGCCCGCGCGTCGTGGTCGCCCCCGACTTGGAACACCTGCCTCGCTCGGGGATCTCGGAGACCCCCTACTACGTGCTGGGCCCCGACACCACCGCCGCCCCGCCAGCCCTACGAGAACTGGTCGCCACCGCGTGCGCCACCGGCGCCCGGAGCGGATTCGCCTCCCTGCTGGCAGACCACGCCGCCGTCGTCTGTCTGCTGCGCCGCAAGAGGCTCGGCGACACCCTCGACAGTTGGACCATCACTCGTCTGCCCGGCACCATCTTCTGCGACCACGTCGGCAACCCCGTCGTCCTCGCCCGCGATCTCATCCACGAGGCGGGCCACAACTGGCTCAACGACGCCCTGTCCGCGACCGCCTGCAAGATCAGCGACGAGACGCGCTTCCACTCCCCATGGAAGAAGACAATGCGCCCGGCCTTCGGCTTCCTGCACGCCTGCTGGGCCTTCCCCCTGACCATGATCTACACCGCCCGTCTCCTGGAGGAGACCACCGGAGACCTTCACCGCTTCCTGGCCGCCTACCTGGACCAGCAACGCGGACTCCTTTCCACGACCGCCGACGACCACGCCGACGCGCTCTCCCTCATCTCCGACCCCGGCCTGCGGCAACGTCTGCACGCCGTCCACCAAGAGGCCCTCAGCCTGTGA
- a CDS encoding protein kinase domain-containing protein, with translation MRLHPLHPASWVLDQVRSDGWEVHDLLSFTRASTLVLVSHGSAAPMVLKAGFGGNHVLAELDEDDRRAAYGFYWYAAMTEAERALTREDFRHEIDTARAATNADHVVPMLEEGSTDRFDWYTMPYCADGNFQPRLAAATAGHGENVAVGLGILADVAEGLRTLHERGIVHRDVYQENVLVHDGQGLITDLGASRRVDTPRGPARRGPEVHWPPEYSASYDHATPAADVFSLGVLVYRFVCADIPRHGHSQLDTAPTTLQPVIAAALAHAPEDRPTMSELRDALRRTAIPAIALAQRGH, from the coding sequence ATGCGACTTCATCCGCTGCATCCCGCTTCCTGGGTTCTCGACCAGGTCCGTTCCGACGGGTGGGAGGTGCACGACCTGCTCTCGTTCACCCGAGCCAGCACCTTGGTGCTCGTCAGCCACGGCAGTGCGGCTCCGATGGTCCTCAAGGCCGGCTTCGGCGGCAATCACGTCTTGGCCGAACTCGACGAGGACGACCGCAGAGCTGCCTATGGGTTCTACTGGTACGCGGCAATGACCGAGGCCGAACGGGCTCTGACCCGGGAGGACTTCCGCCACGAGATCGACACCGCCCGGGCCGCCACGAATGCCGACCACGTCGTGCCAATGCTGGAGGAGGGCAGCACCGACCGGTTCGACTGGTACACGATGCCCTACTGCGCCGACGGCAACTTCCAGCCCAGACTCGCAGCCGCCACCGCTGGCCACGGCGAGAACGTGGCCGTCGGCCTGGGCATCCTGGCCGACGTCGCCGAAGGACTGCGGACCCTTCACGAACGCGGGATCGTGCACCGCGACGTCTACCAGGAGAACGTACTCGTACACGACGGCCAAGGACTGATCACCGATCTCGGAGCCTCCCGTCGCGTCGACACTCCGCGCGGGCCGGCCAGGCGCGGCCCGGAGGTCCACTGGCCGCCGGAGTACTCGGCCTCCTACGACCACGCCACCCCCGCCGCCGACGTCTTCAGCCTCGGGGTCCTGGTCTACCGCTTTGTGTGTGCTGACATCCCTCGGCACGGCCACTCCCAGCTCGACACCGCCCCCACCACCCTCCAACCAGTGATCGCCGCGGCGCTCGCCCACGCACCGGAGGACCGGCCGACGATGAGCGAGCTGCGCGACGCCCTCCGGCGGACGGCCATCCCAGCCATCGCGCTGGCCCAGCGCGGTCACTGA
- a CDS encoding nucleoside/nucleotide kinase family protein produces MSLVLLALEGIAGAGKSTLRDRLLASAAAEGIQVGHIGQFSWLSLESTRTIIGLRAGRPAQDSDRAVAAVRRDLELHARHNLVPARSVGPLIADRLTLSTACLLAVLHDRPVADCVRELAEVRAARAELTVLLTTPPELCRARLSRRSTPRRFGEDRPTAARLAELYEVAATSWSEATGLPVLRHSCATESDLDLLAAACMDRLRAAVPQATRT; encoded by the coding sequence GTGAGCCTCGTGTTACTCGCCCTGGAAGGCATCGCCGGAGCGGGGAAGAGCACGTTGCGTGACCGGCTCCTGGCCTCGGCCGCGGCCGAGGGCATCCAGGTCGGCCATATCGGCCAGTTCTCGTGGCTGTCGCTGGAGTCGACCCGGACCATCATCGGGCTGCGCGCCGGTCGCCCGGCGCAGGACAGCGACCGTGCGGTGGCCGCCGTCCGCCGCGATCTGGAGCTCCATGCGCGCCACAATCTCGTCCCGGCCAGGTCCGTCGGGCCGCTGATCGCCGACAGACTCACCTTGTCGACGGCGTGCCTGCTCGCTGTCCTGCACGATCGGCCTGTCGCCGACTGCGTACGGGAGCTGGCCGAAGTGAGGGCGGCCCGGGCCGAGCTAACCGTGCTGCTGACCACCCCACCTGAGCTCTGCCGTGCCCGGCTGTCACGCCGGTCCACGCCGCGCCGGTTCGGCGAGGACCGGCCGACCGCGGCCCGGCTCGCCGAGCTGTACGAGGTGGCCGCCACCTCGTGGTCCGAAGCGACAGGTCTGCCCGTGCTGCGGCATTCGTGTGCCACCGAGTCCGACCTCGACCTACTGGCCGCCGCCTGCATGGACCGGCTGCGTGCAGCCGTCCCGCAAGCGACCCGAACGTGA
- a CDS encoding radical SAM/SPASM domain-containing protein, whose amino-acid sequence MRHTTEQHDPIAQLYRGLDTEDTASAVSVILKLRGDTCDIDCLYCYEKRKEAPGGARIDADQVHRLAMLFRGRPLAVELHGGEPLTAGRDHIANVLRELAAQPNVVRVSLQTNGVLLDEKWLDLFDSLYPRLQIGISLDGDARGNAWRVGYDGKPVYPRVTDALRLLGSRGRKVGVIAAVTPAVLGRAEAVLDHLVGFEAVNAVSFVPCFDTTVRRPTAVTGRRVPASRLLQQAAVANADGPGWAIRPHDYAEFVLAVTAHWISAGHFGRVKLEPAVSTIRRLRGLGTGFCHFSDMKCDHVFTLYPDGRLGSCDELPWPQARLTLLDENSVESDVVKAQQGSNLLNQGKALMEKCVTCDYRSTCGGGCVATRWRYDLSGDQDAYCDYRMRMIDGIAALLAQPAHPAGAWCRTARWRPRTPNSMCDVSAFLTSWNQADSFRPPVRVHTSAHGNINTVGLPGIHEADDLDPAHPQWHEAIEPGVRPLVDAITRDWQLVTYDSCQGHSYTGLELRPAERRVGVLPRTPAEYAATAAALCRAVTVVAAVLPPSVRVVIGRAELECETTGRTTPVLDLALLPTPGHGWSAYFDTVDAATAVVAEALRGERPTAQGGCSCPVPQADADAVEEVLA is encoded by the coding sequence ATGCGCCACACCACCGAACAGCACGACCCGATCGCCCAGCTGTACCGAGGACTCGACACCGAGGACACCGCCAGCGCCGTATCGGTGATCCTGAAGTTACGCGGTGACACCTGCGACATCGACTGTCTGTACTGCTACGAGAAACGCAAGGAAGCCCCTGGAGGAGCCCGGATCGACGCCGATCAGGTGCACCGGCTCGCCATGCTCTTCCGGGGGCGCCCCCTCGCAGTCGAACTGCACGGCGGGGAGCCATTGACCGCCGGCCGCGACCACATCGCCAACGTCCTCCGTGAACTGGCCGCACAGCCCAACGTCGTCCGCGTCTCGCTACAGACCAACGGCGTGCTGCTGGACGAGAAGTGGCTGGACCTCTTCGACTCGCTCTACCCGCGCCTGCAGATCGGCATCTCCCTGGACGGCGACGCCCGGGGCAACGCCTGGCGGGTCGGCTACGACGGCAAGCCCGTCTACCCGCGCGTCACCGACGCCCTGCGACTGCTGGGAAGTCGCGGGCGGAAGGTGGGGGTGATCGCGGCGGTAACTCCCGCCGTACTCGGCCGCGCTGAGGCCGTCCTCGACCACCTCGTTGGCTTCGAGGCGGTGAACGCGGTCAGTTTCGTTCCCTGCTTCGACACCACGGTCCGGCGCCCGACAGCCGTCACGGGCCGCCGCGTACCGGCGAGCCGTCTGCTCCAGCAGGCTGCCGTGGCCAACGCTGATGGTCCTGGCTGGGCCATCAGGCCGCACGACTACGCGGAGTTCGTACTCGCCGTGACAGCCCACTGGATCAGCGCCGGTCACTTCGGCCGTGTGAAGCTGGAACCGGCAGTCTCGACCATCCGGCGGCTGCGCGGGCTGGGCACCGGCTTCTGCCACTTCTCCGACATGAAGTGCGACCACGTCTTCACTCTGTATCCCGACGGCCGGCTCGGCAGTTGCGACGAACTTCCGTGGCCGCAGGCCCGACTCACCCTTCTCGACGAGAACTCGGTGGAATCCGACGTCGTCAAGGCCCAGCAGGGCTCGAACTTGCTGAACCAGGGCAAGGCCCTGATGGAGAAGTGCGTCACCTGCGACTACCGGTCAACGTGCGGGGGCGGCTGTGTCGCCACGCGGTGGCGCTACGACCTGTCCGGGGATCAGGACGCCTACTGCGACTACCGAATGCGGATGATCGACGGCATCGCAGCACTCCTCGCCCAACCCGCTCATCCGGCAGGTGCCTGGTGCCGCACAGCGCGCTGGCGCCCTCGGACGCCGAACAGCATGTGCGACGTCAGCGCCTTCCTCACCAGCTGGAACCAGGCCGACTCGTTCAGGCCCCCGGTACGCGTCCACACAAGCGCACACGGCAACATCAACACCGTCGGTCTGCCGGGAATCCACGAGGCTGACGACTTGGACCCAGCCCATCCCCAGTGGCACGAGGCGATCGAGCCCGGGGTCCGGCCCCTGGTCGATGCCATCACCCGGGACTGGCAGCTGGTCACGTACGACAGCTGCCAGGGGCACTCATACACCGGCCTAGAACTGCGGCCCGCCGAGCGCCGGGTCGGCGTTCTCCCCCGCACCCCGGCCGAGTACGCCGCGACCGCCGCCGCTCTGTGCCGGGCGGTCACCGTGGTTGCCGCTGTTCTACCGCCGTCGGTGCGCGTGGTCATCGGGCGCGCCGAACTGGAGTGCGAGACCACGGGCCGGACGACCCCCGTGTTGGACCTGGCGCTGCTGCCAACTCCCGGCCACGGCTGGTCGGCGTACTTCGACACCGTGGACGCGGCCACCGCGGTCGTCGCGGAGGCATTGCGCGGCGAGCGGCCCACAGCACAGGGCGGATGCTCCTGCCCGGTACCGCAAGCCGACGCAGACGCTGTCGAGGAGGTGTTGGCGTGA
- a CDS encoding NUDIX hydrolase: MPEKVTKDKVLCYVVRDGKLLVFRHTDYSYEEVGIQVPAGSIREGETPEAAALREAREETGLKDFKIVRKLGETEYDISPYRFEIQRRHVFHLELTEPTPERWASQEDHDGEQEPTHFECFWVPLEAAHILQSGQGALLGRLSD, translated from the coding sequence ATGCCTGAGAAGGTCACCAAGGACAAGGTTCTCTGCTACGTCGTACGCGACGGCAAGCTGTTGGTGTTCCGTCACACGGACTACAGCTACGAGGAAGTCGGCATCCAGGTTCCGGCCGGCAGCATCCGTGAGGGCGAGACGCCGGAAGCGGCGGCCCTGCGCGAGGCCCGCGAGGAGACCGGCCTGAAGGACTTCAAGATCGTACGGAAGCTCGGCGAGACCGAGTACGACATCAGTCCGTACCGGTTCGAGATCCAGCGCCGCCACGTCTTCCACCTGGAGCTGACCGAGCCGACGCCGGAACGGTGGGCCAGCCAGGAGGACCACGACGGCGAACAGGAGCCCACGCACTTCGAGTGCTTCTGGGTCCCGCTCGAGGCCGCCCACATCCTCCAGTCGGGCCAGGGGGCCCTGCTGGGACGCCTGTCCGACTGA
- a CDS encoding helix-turn-helix domain-containing protein has product MSENLTLGDRLRIARRTRKLSAAQLAQKVAVSPSYVQKLESGARKASPSLVLALAKALRFGPEVLTGQPYYGEPEAEDGVHAVIPELRRLLLCYDSPDDLDIAPRALPVLASEVDQVAALRRDARYAPMGPLLPPIITELTHVALGGGNGDRSKAFWHLARAYRAVNSLAHKMGHHDLSNTALERVRWAADHSGDPLMQFTAGYLVAGAMLRQGAYSPARRKLLALRTELERLQPERSFTEDALAVDGALLLKLAVLEARENSSDRADAYLREAEQVARMAGNRDSLAYEMSFGPTNIRIHEVHAMIDMGDTEQALARLTEWSPVSGGEWSPPSTTVGERSSHHFIDVASAKLASGDRDGAFADLKRARKVAPNHTRFHPSVRETTAALLRMDAHPSNELSAFGSWTGISTT; this is encoded by the coding sequence ATGAGTGAAAACCTGACGCTGGGAGACCGTCTCCGTATAGCTCGCAGGACACGGAAGCTGTCTGCCGCCCAACTGGCACAGAAGGTGGCGGTCTCCCCGAGTTACGTGCAGAAGCTGGAGTCGGGCGCGCGCAAGGCCTCACCCTCGCTGGTCCTGGCGCTCGCGAAGGCACTGCGCTTCGGTCCTGAGGTCCTGACCGGCCAGCCGTACTACGGCGAGCCGGAGGCCGAGGACGGTGTGCACGCTGTCATCCCCGAGCTGCGTCGCCTCCTGCTTTGCTACGACAGCCCCGACGACCTCGACATCGCTCCCCGTGCGCTTCCGGTACTCGCGTCGGAGGTCGACCAGGTGGCCGCCCTGCGCCGCGACGCCCGGTACGCGCCGATGGGCCCCCTGCTGCCGCCGATCATCACCGAGCTGACGCATGTGGCCCTCGGCGGCGGCAACGGTGACCGTAGTAAGGCGTTCTGGCATCTGGCGCGCGCCTACCGTGCCGTGAACTCCTTGGCCCACAAGATGGGTCACCATGACCTCTCGAACACGGCGCTGGAGCGCGTCCGCTGGGCGGCCGACCACTCCGGCGACCCCCTGATGCAGTTCACGGCCGGCTACCTCGTCGCGGGAGCGATGCTCCGCCAGGGCGCGTACTCGCCGGCCCGTCGCAAGCTCCTCGCGCTGCGGACCGAGCTGGAGCGGCTCCAGCCGGAACGCTCCTTCACGGAGGACGCGCTGGCGGTCGACGGTGCGCTGCTGCTGAAGCTGGCCGTCCTCGAAGCACGTGAGAACAGCTCCGACCGTGCCGACGCGTACCTGCGGGAGGCGGAGCAGGTCGCGCGCATGGCGGGAAACCGGGACTCCCTGGCGTACGAGATGTCGTTCGGGCCGACAAACATCCGCATCCATGAGGTGCACGCGATGATCGATATGGGCGACACCGAGCAGGCCCTCGCCCGCCTCACCGAATGGTCGCCGGTCTCCGGTGGCGAGTGGTCGCCGCCCAGTACGACCGTCGGCGAGCGGTCAAGCCACCACTTCATCGACGTAGCCTCCGCGAAGCTCGCCTCGGGTGACCGGGACGGTGCCTTCGCGGATCTCAAGCGTGCTCGGAAGGTCGCGCCCAACCACACGCGGTTTCATCCGTCCGTTCGCGAGACCACCGCTGCGCTGCTCAGGATGGACGCGCACCCGTCCAACGAGCTCTCGGCCTTTGGTAGTTGGACAGGCATTAGCACAACCTGA